One Cyprinus carpio isolate SPL01 unplaced genomic scaffold, ASM1834038v1 S000006615, whole genome shotgun sequence genomic region harbors:
- the LOC122144207 gene encoding apoptosis-inducing factor 1, mitochondrial-like isoform X1, protein MFKCKTVWNKLAPLARASSTLCLQNARKSALRHGRRLEMVQKAQMSSGPAGGGGENTLYYVLIGATCLGAGVYAYRTVSGDKERYNERMIDLVNRPKQGPRAAEAVTEVVAESKEETEPTAVIIAEHVPEASSVSESAAVPKAAPAAEPC, encoded by the exons ATGTTTAAGTGCAAGACAGTATGGAATAAACTGGCTCCGCTGGCCCGGGCCTCATCCACGCTGTGTCTGCAGAATGCGAGGAAATCAG CGCTGAGACATGGGAGAAGGCTGGAGATGGTTCAGAAAGCCCAGATGTCATCAGGGCCGGCAGGAGGGGGTGGTGAAAACACTCTGTATTACGTCCTGATTGGAGCAACATGTCTGGGGGCAGGAGTTTAT gcgTACCGCACCGTCTCAGGGGACAAGGAAAGATATAATGAGCGTATGATAGATCTTGTCAACAGACCAAAACAAGGGCCACGAGCAGCTGAGGCTGTCA CTGAAGTTGTGGCAGAATCAAAAGAAG AAACAGAGCCTACAGCTGTAATCATCGCTGAGCATGTTCCAGAGGCTTCGTCTGTTTCTGAGAGTG CTGCAGTTCCTAAAGCAGCTCCTGCTGCTGAGCCCTGTTGA
- the LOC122144207 gene encoding apoptosis-inducing factor 1, mitochondrial-like isoform X2 yields the protein MFKCKTVWNKLAPLARASSTLCLQNARKSALRHGRRLEMVQKAQMSSGPAGGGGENTLYYVLIGATCLGAGVYAYRTVSGDKERYNERMIDLVNRPKQGPRAAEAVTEVVAESKEAAVPKAAPAAEPC from the exons ATGTTTAAGTGCAAGACAGTATGGAATAAACTGGCTCCGCTGGCCCGGGCCTCATCCACGCTGTGTCTGCAGAATGCGAGGAAATCAG CGCTGAGACATGGGAGAAGGCTGGAGATGGTTCAGAAAGCCCAGATGTCATCAGGGCCGGCAGGAGGGGGTGGTGAAAACACTCTGTATTACGTCCTGATTGGAGCAACATGTCTGGGGGCAGGAGTTTAT gcgTACCGCACCGTCTCAGGGGACAAGGAAAGATATAATGAGCGTATGATAGATCTTGTCAACAGACCAAAACAAGGGCCACGAGCAGCTGAGGCTGTCA CTGAAGTTGTGGCAGAATCAAAAGAAG CTGCAGTTCCTAAAGCAGCTCCTGCTGCTGAGCCCTGTTGA
- the LOC122144207 gene encoding apoptosis-inducing factor 1, mitochondrial-like isoform X3, which yields MFKCKTVWNKLAPLARASSTLCLQNARKSALRHGRRLEMVQKAQMSSGPAGGGGENTLYYVLIGATCLGAGVYAYRTVSGDKERYNERMIDLVNRPKQGPRAAEAVTEVVAESKEAYYLP from the exons ATGTTTAAGTGCAAGACAGTATGGAATAAACTGGCTCCGCTGGCCCGGGCCTCATCCACGCTGTGTCTGCAGAATGCGAGGAAATCAG CGCTGAGACATGGGAGAAGGCTGGAGATGGTTCAGAAAGCCCAGATGTCATCAGGGCCGGCAGGAGGGGGTGGTGAAAACACTCTGTATTACGTCCTGATTGGAGCAACATGTCTGGGGGCAGGAGTTTAT gcgTACCGCACCGTCTCAGGGGACAAGGAAAGATATAATGAGCGTATGATAGATCTTGTCAACAGACCAAAACAAGGGCCACGAGCAGCTGAGGCTGTCA CTGAAGTTGTGGCAGAATCAAAAGAAG CTTATtatttgccatga